A genomic window from Verrucomicrobiia bacterium includes:
- a CDS encoding Gfo/Idh/MocA family oxidoreductase gives MKTNRRDFLRRSAAAGTALALPGGLLSLRGAPAPGSVLGANGDIRVAVVGFNSRGMDHIHGFRKLPGVRLVALCDVDRTVLDREATRLADDGNPVATYTDVRKLLESKEVDAIATATPNHWHALISIWACQAGKDVYVEKPVSHNAWEGRQIVNAARQYNRIVQTGTQSRSNPGLQEAVAWIRDGNLGDITLVRGLCYKPRQSIGKVSGPTPVPDTVDYDLWCGPAPMEPLMREKLHYDWHWVFSTGNGDLGNQGIHQMDIGRWVLGENHLSPLVFSVGGRFGYVDDGNTPNTQIVYHGYAKAPLIFEVRGLPRSREFHDPKAWGQNMDDLRGARVGVIVECRNGTLVIPSYDSAIAYDRDGNEVKRFKGGADHYANFIAAVRSRNAGTLNAEILEGHLSSALCHTGNVSYRMGETLAPGAIRERFQDLPAMAESFDRMAAHLTANWVDLTASPITLGAFLKMDPASEQFEKNREANHQLAGAYRKGFEVPARV, from the coding sequence ATGAAGACGAACCGCAGAGACTTCCTTCGTCGGTCGGCCGCGGCCGGCACCGCCCTCGCCCTTCCCGGTGGCCTGCTCTCCCTCCGCGGCGCCCCGGCTCCCGGATCGGTGCTCGGCGCCAATGGCGATATCCGCGTCGCCGTTGTCGGATTCAACAGCCGCGGCATGGACCACATCCATGGCTTCCGCAAGCTGCCCGGTGTCCGCCTGGTCGCCCTGTGCGATGTGGACCGCACGGTGCTCGATCGGGAGGCCACCCGGCTGGCCGACGACGGCAACCCGGTCGCCACGTACACCGACGTCCGGAAACTGCTCGAGAGCAAGGAAGTGGACGCCATCGCCACGGCGACCCCCAACCATTGGCACGCCTTGATCAGCATCTGGGCCTGTCAGGCCGGCAAGGACGTGTACGTGGAGAAGCCGGTGTCCCACAATGCGTGGGAGGGCCGGCAGATCGTCAATGCCGCACGCCAGTACAACCGCATCGTCCAGACCGGCACCCAGAGCCGGTCGAATCCGGGCCTGCAGGAGGCCGTGGCCTGGATCCGCGACGGCAATCTCGGGGACATCACGCTGGTGCGCGGCCTCTGCTACAAGCCCCGCCAGAGCATCGGCAAGGTGTCCGGCCCGACCCCGGTGCCGGACACGGTGGACTACGACCTGTGGTGCGGCCCGGCGCCGATGGAGCCGCTGATGCGCGAGAAGCTCCACTACGACTGGCACTGGGTGTTCTCGACGGGCAACGGCGACCTGGGCAACCAGGGCATCCACCAGATGGACATCGGCCGCTGGGTGCTGGGCGAGAATCATCTCAGCCCGCTGGTGTTCAGCGTGGGCGGTCGCTTCGGTTATGTGGATGACGGCAACACGCCCAACACGCAGATCGTCTATCACGGTTACGCAAAGGCGCCGTTGATCTTCGAGGTGCGCGGGCTGCCCCGCTCCCGGGAGTTCCACGATCCCAAGGCATGGGGCCAGAACATGGATGACCTTCGCGGCGCCCGGGTCGGGGTGATCGTCGAGTGCCGGAATGGCACCCTGGTGATCCCCAGCTACGACAGCGCGATCGCCTACGACCGCGACGGCAACGAAGTGAAGCGGTTCAAGGGCGGTGCCGATCACTACGCCAACTTCATTGCCGCAGTCCGCAGCCGGAACGCCGGCACGCTGAACGCCGAGATCCTGGAGGGACATCTCAGCAGCGCCCTGTGTCACACCGGCAACGTGAGCTACCGCATGGGGGAAACGCTCGCGCCCGGGGCGATCCGGGAGCGCTTCCAGGACCTGCCGGCAATGGCCGAGTCCTTTGACCGCATGGCCGCACACCTCACGGCCAACTGGGTGGATCTGACCGCGTCGCCCATCACCCTCGGCGCCTTTCTCAAAATGGATCCGGCCTCGGAGCAGTTCGAGAAGAACCGGGAAGCCAACCACCAGCTCGCCGGGGCGTACCGGAAGGGCTTTGAGGTTCCGGCACGCGTCTGA
- a CDS encoding class I SAM-dependent methyltransferase — protein sequence MKHPYQGLWSRIAFCVRRNGLAEVFLIPLRMGVGPVLIPLLPRREFPFEGRMLPYGYHRYNVTWANERALEIPIARAVIEGIASERLLEVGNVLSHYLPVRHTVLDKFEAGVGVVNEDILSWNPGRSFDLILSVSTYEHIGFDDDDRDPTGARILEAIHRSRGWLNPGGRLVLTAASGYNPAFDALVAGNRFGAARRHFYWRATWGRWEVCDEARYLATHYNRPHAFGNALVVAEFRSPESADPSSHAR from the coding sequence ATGAAGCATCCGTACCAAGGCCTCTGGTCGCGCATTGCCTTTTGCGTCCGGCGGAACGGGTTGGCCGAGGTGTTCCTCATCCCGCTGCGCATGGGGGTCGGCCCGGTGCTGATCCCGCTGTTGCCACGCCGCGAATTTCCCTTCGAGGGCCGGATGCTGCCGTACGGCTACCACCGGTACAATGTCACCTGGGCCAACGAGCGGGCGCTCGAGATTCCCATCGCGCGTGCCGTCATCGAGGGAATCGCTTCTGAACGTCTGCTGGAAGTCGGCAACGTGCTTTCCCACTACCTGCCCGTGAGGCACACGGTGCTCGACAAATTCGAGGCCGGTGTCGGCGTGGTGAACGAGGACATTCTTTCTTGGAACCCCGGGCGTTCCTTTGACCTCATTCTGTCGGTGTCCACCTACGAGCACATCGGGTTCGATGACGACGACCGGGATCCGACCGGCGCACGCATCCTGGAGGCCATCCATCGGAGCCGGGGCTGGTTGAATCCGGGGGGGCGGCTGGTGCTCACCGCGGCGTCCGGATACAACCCGGCATTCGATGCCCTGGTCGCCGGCAACCGGTTTGGCGCCGCCCGCCGGCACTTTTATTGGCGGGCCACCTGGGGCCGTTGGGAGGTCTGTGACGAGGCGCGCTATCTGGCGACGCACTACAACCGGCCGCACGCTTTTGGGAATGCACTGGTGGTTGCTGAATTCCGGTCCCCCGAGTCCGCGGATCCGTCCAGCCACGCCCGATGA
- a CDS encoding aromatic ring-hydroxylating dioxygenase subunit alpha codes for MGSLNPLPGGGRSPDGAPCGLPARRPGWTLPQPYFTDTGIYRLDIERIWKQGWLFAGHACEIPQTGDYFLVEFDTESVIVIRGAQGAIHALHNVCRHRGSVICTEREGHATRLVCPYHQWSYDLDGRLVAWRGMQSDLDKADFPLNRVAAREVAGLIFICLAGSPPSFDAAAACLGPVARPQGLDRARVARAVDYVVHANWKVVWENNRECYHCNVNHPQYTQANFDHYNADDTPPRVREVMAAVVSRSEARWASAGLAPTRTDPGMTPFPDAARGIWFSANRTPLVDGWVSESMDGRQVAPLMGDYPDADVGTLRVRTLPNFWNHSSCDHAVSTRLLPLGPEATAVRVWWLVAADAVEGRDYDPATLMPFWQLTSEQDWLICERQQKGIRSSAYQPGPYSTFKEYNVEAFVAWYLTCLGAGAEAPPAMAAAPDDDSPVPLQSAGPR; via the coding sequence ATGGGATCGCTGAATCCGTTGCCGGGTGGCGGACGTTCCCCGGATGGGGCGCCTTGCGGACTGCCGGCGCGGCGTCCGGGCTGGACCCTGCCGCAGCCCTACTTCACCGACACGGGGATCTACCGGTTGGACATCGAGCGGATCTGGAAGCAGGGCTGGTTGTTTGCGGGTCACGCCTGCGAGATTCCGCAGACTGGGGATTATTTCCTCGTCGAGTTCGACACCGAGTCCGTGATCGTGATCCGCGGCGCGCAAGGGGCGATTCACGCGCTGCACAACGTTTGCCGCCACCGCGGTTCCGTGATCTGCACGGAGCGCGAGGGTCATGCCACCCGGCTGGTCTGCCCGTACCACCAGTGGTCCTACGACCTCGACGGACGCCTCGTGGCATGGCGCGGGATGCAGTCCGATCTCGACAAGGCGGACTTCCCGCTGAACCGGGTCGCGGCCCGGGAAGTGGCCGGTCTGATCTTCATCTGCCTCGCCGGTTCGCCGCCGTCGTTTGACGCCGCAGCCGCCTGTCTGGGACCCGTGGCGCGTCCGCAGGGGTTGGACCGGGCACGCGTCGCCCGTGCGGTGGACTACGTGGTGCACGCCAACTGGAAGGTGGTCTGGGAAAACAACCGCGAGTGCTACCACTGCAACGTCAACCACCCCCAGTACACCCAGGCCAACTTCGACCACTACAATGCCGACGACACCCCGCCGCGGGTGCGTGAGGTGATGGCCGCGGTGGTGTCCCGAAGCGAGGCCCGATGGGCCTCGGCCGGCCTGGCACCAACCCGCACCGATCCCGGGATGACTCCGTTTCCGGATGCCGCGCGCGGCATCTGGTTCAGTGCCAACCGCACGCCACTTGTGGACGGCTGGGTGAGCGAGTCCATGGACGGCCGTCAGGTGGCGCCGCTGATGGGGGATTATCCCGATGCCGACGTCGGCACGCTGCGCGTGCGGACGCTCCCGAATTTCTGGAACCACTCCAGTTGCGACCATGCCGTCAGCACCCGGCTGCTGCCCCTCGGTCCGGAAGCCACAGCGGTCCGCGTCTGGTGGCTGGTGGCCGCCGATGCCGTCGAGGGCCGCGACTACGATCCGGCGACCCTGATGCCATTCTGGCAGCTGACCAGCGAGCAGGACTGGCTCATCTGCGAACGCCAGCAGAAAGGCATCCGGTCCAGCGCCTACCAGCCGGGACCGTACTCCACCTTCAAAGAGTACAACGTCGAGGCCTTCGTCGCCTGGTACCTGACCTGCCTCGGTGCCGGCGCCGAAGCACCGCCGGCCATGGCGGCAGCCCCCGATGACGATTCGCCCGTGCCGCTGCAATCCGCCGGACCCCGCTGA
- a CDS encoding molybdenum cofactor biosynthesis protein MoaE, giving the protein MDRTVTLTPDPIPVLPRAASDRWGAVVRFSGVVRATEAGAPIRGLAYEAFEAMAIHQFHRLLDELEARWPGVGSVQLVHRLGFVAAGEPSLWIEVAAPHRGEAFAACQWLIDSMKQVVPIWKRPQPAASPNG; this is encoded by the coding sequence ATGGACCGCACCGTCACCTTGACGCCGGACCCGATCCCGGTGCTTCCCCGGGCAGCCTCCGATCGCTGGGGCGCGGTGGTCCGATTCAGCGGGGTGGTCCGCGCGACCGAGGCGGGTGCGCCCATTCGCGGGCTGGCGTATGAGGCCTTTGAAGCCATGGCCATCCACCAGTTCCACCGGCTGCTGGACGAACTGGAGGCCCGATGGCCCGGGGTCGGTTCCGTGCAACTGGTGCATCGTCTTGGTTTTGTGGCTGCCGGGGAACCCAGCCTGTGGATCGAAGTCGCCGCCCCGCACCGTGGCGAGGCATTTGCCGCCTGCCAGTGGCTCATTGATTCGATGAAGCAGGTGGTCCCGATCTGGAAGCGCCCGCAACCGGCCGCCTCCCCCAACGGGTAG
- a CDS encoding isoprenyl transferase, producing MASLPQHVALIMDGNGRWAKARMRPRVEGHRAGAESVRAIVRAAGELGIKYLTLYAFSVENWNRPKDEVDTLMKFLARYLRNEAAELQRNNVRLEAIGQIWRLPEAVQAQLESTRQLLARNNGLTLIVALSYGGRTEIVEAVRAIADQVKRGGVDPAEINERMVSEHLYTRHWPDPDLLIRTSGEMRVSNFLLWQISYAEFVVTPTLWPDFRKAQFCEALEEYARRHRRFGAV from the coding sequence ATGGCCAGCCTGCCGCAGCACGTCGCCCTCATCATGGATGGCAACGGCCGCTGGGCCAAGGCACGCATGCGGCCGCGGGTCGAAGGGCATCGGGCGGGCGCCGAGTCCGTCCGGGCCATCGTCCGGGCCGCCGGTGAGCTGGGAATCAAGTACCTCACCCTGTACGCGTTCTCCGTCGAGAACTGGAACCGCCCCAAGGACGAGGTGGACACGCTCATGAAATTCCTCGCGCGCTACCTGCGCAACGAGGCGGCGGAATTGCAGCGGAACAACGTGCGGCTGGAGGCCATCGGACAGATCTGGCGGCTGCCCGAGGCGGTCCAGGCGCAGCTCGAAAGCACCCGCCAGCTCCTGGCGCGCAACAACGGCCTCACCCTCATCGTCGCCCTCAGCTATGGCGGGCGCACGGAGATCGTGGAGGCGGTGCGGGCCATCGCCGACCAGGTGAAACGTGGGGGAGTGGACCCGGCCGAGATCAACGAGCGGATGGTGTCCGAACACCTGTACACCCGTCACTGGCCGGATCCCGACCTCCTCATCCGCACCAGCGGTGAAATGAGGGTCAGCAATTTCCTCCTCTGGCAGATCTCCTATGCGGAGTTCGTGGTCACCCCCACGCTCTGGCCCGACTTCCGAAAGGCGCAGTTCTGCGAGGCGCTGGAGGAATACGCCCGGCGTCACCGCCGGTTCGGCGCCGTCTGA
- a CDS encoding PmoA family protein, with amino-acid sequence MKFSRFRGLQERAALLGAAGLICGLMAPLLCAADGETPNAVGVVATNGVVRVTLGGKPFTEYRYQDVSRPFLFPILGPDGQHFTRRWPQEDPGGEDRDHPHHRGLWWAHGDANGVDFWSESADAGRIVHEGFDVLESGRDQGVITARNRWVSKDGRTIATDRRTLRFHAPRGPQRIVDFEITVQATAGDLVLGDTKEGTMAIRIAESMRLTQPKGRPGEGRIINSEGDRDGATWGRRAAWCDYVGPVGGEVMGVAILDHPSNPRHPTWWHVRDYGLFAANPFGVHDFEKKEAGTGNLKIPAADEVTFRYRFIFHPGDTEAAGIPVRHEEWVKTAPR; translated from the coding sequence ATGAAATTTTCCCGCTTTCGAGGGCTCCAGGAGCGCGCCGCGCTGCTGGGAGCCGCTGGACTGATCTGCGGGCTGATGGCGCCCCTGCTGTGCGCCGCCGATGGGGAGACTCCGAACGCCGTTGGGGTGGTGGCCACCAACGGCGTGGTCCGGGTGACCCTCGGCGGAAAGCCCTTCACCGAGTACCGGTACCAGGACGTATCGCGTCCGTTCCTGTTCCCCATTCTGGGTCCGGATGGACAGCATTTCACCCGTCGCTGGCCGCAGGAGGATCCGGGCGGCGAGGACCGGGATCATCCACATCATCGCGGACTCTGGTGGGCGCACGGCGACGCCAACGGGGTGGACTTCTGGAGCGAATCCGCGGACGCAGGACGGATCGTTCACGAGGGATTTGACGTGCTGGAGTCCGGACGCGACCAGGGCGTCATCACGGCGCGCAACCGTTGGGTCTCGAAGGACGGCCGGACGATTGCCACCGACCGGCGCACCCTGCGGTTCCATGCGCCCAGGGGCCCGCAACGGATCGTGGACTTCGAGATCACCGTGCAGGCCACGGCTGGCGACCTGGTGCTCGGGGACACCAAGGAGGGGACCATGGCCATCCGCATCGCCGAATCCATGCGGTTGACCCAGCCCAAGGGGCGCCCGGGGGAGGGACGGATCATCAATTCCGAGGGGGATCGGGACGGGGCCACCTGGGGCCGCCGGGCGGCATGGTGCGATTACGTCGGGCCGGTGGGTGGCGAGGTGATGGGCGTGGCGATCCTGGATCACCCGTCGAATCCGCGGCACCCGACCTGGTGGCATGTGCGGGATTACGGGCTGTTTGCTGCAAACCCCTTTGGCGTTCACGACTTTGAGAAAAAGGAGGCCGGGACCGGCAATCTGAAGATTCCCGCCGCCGACGAGGTCACCTTCCGGTACCGATTCATTTTCCATCCCGGGGACACGGAAGCGGCGGGCATTCCAGTCCGCCATGAAGAATGGGTGAAAACGGCGCCCCGCTGA
- a CDS encoding MoaD/ThiS family protein: MTIPVHFWSYFRDLTGTDQMRVEVPAGGTVETALQAVYAAHPRLAALRQCTLIAVGLDYQDARHVLLEGDEVSLFPPVQGG; encoded by the coding sequence ATGACCATCCCGGTCCATTTCTGGAGCTACTTTCGCGACCTCACCGGCACCGATCAGATGCGGGTGGAGGTTCCGGCGGGCGGAACCGTCGAGACGGCCCTGCAGGCCGTGTATGCCGCCCATCCCCGCCTCGCCGCGCTGCGGCAGTGCACGCTGATTGCGGTGGGCCTCGACTACCAGGATGCCCGCCACGTGCTCCTCGAAGGCGACGAGGTCTCATTGTTTCCGCCGGTACAGGGGGGCTGA
- a CDS encoding 2OG-Fe(II) oxygenase family protein gives MNRIDAFATPIWLEDLTELEPIRGALVEAVRDLRRSGGEAAERKSNRNGWRSASNLFDLPAFAPLRDRLVPSIRAVLDDYGVRRGSLTFTVPAWANVHDRGGYNVVHVHPGCWLSGTVYLETPPGAGRLFFNDPRPAAVMECLPLRPDRPMTPARAREKFVAQPRNLLLVLFPSWLPHGVEAGDCEERISIAFNVQPALARPDALTPPPGES, from the coding sequence ATGAATCGGATTGACGCCTTCGCCACCCCCATCTGGCTGGAGGATCTCACGGAGTTGGAGCCCATCCGCGGCGCGCTGGTCGAGGCGGTGCGCGACCTTCGGCGAAGCGGCGGGGAGGCGGCGGAGCGCAAGTCCAACCGCAATGGCTGGCGCAGCGCCAGCAACCTCTTTGATCTCCCGGCGTTTGCCCCCCTGCGGGATCGTCTCGTTCCCTCCATCCGGGCCGTGCTGGACGACTACGGCGTGCGGCGCGGGAGCCTCACCTTCACGGTCCCCGCCTGGGCCAATGTCCACGACCGGGGCGGCTACAACGTCGTGCATGTGCATCCCGGATGCTGGCTGAGCGGCACGGTGTATCTGGAGACACCGCCCGGCGCCGGCCGTCTTTTCTTCAACGATCCGCGGCCGGCGGCGGTGATGGAGTGCCTGCCGCTGCGTCCGGACCGCCCGATGACCCCGGCCCGCGCGCGGGAGAAGTTCGTGGCCCAGCCCCGGAACCTGTTGCTGGTGCTGTTTCCGAGCTGGCTGCCCCATGGCGTGGAGGCGGGGGACTGCGAGGAACGCATCAGCATCGCCTTCAATGTCCAGCCGGCGCTGGCGCGCCCTGACGCGTTGACACCTCCTCCCGGGGAATCCTAG
- a CDS encoding FAD-binding oxidoreductase produces MSTLPDSEFIIIGGGAVGAGCAHALAQAGKTDVLVLERADDVGTVTTSQGAGLCGQVRDTVERTRLAMHSVRVFRELQRSEVPPDWNEVGSLRIALSPERAGEFRRLKAVADEAGLGVELLDAGEARRLWPLMNFDGVTAVLWCPTDGCMTPSCVAASYRHHATNLGVRFATATALEGLVIREGRICGVRTNRGTAACRYVINAAGANAYHVARMAGLELPIFPVRHEYFVTVPMEGLTPDLPCFRIPELTLYGRVREGGLLLGGWERAAQSRDPRSFTPDNEPPPVVTDWGVLRGFEADFSRLFPTAQTAAKARVGKGWPTFTPDGRFLIGESSRVPGFVMAGGCNAHGISGSGGIGRLLVEALVEPHPGAYVRSLSPDRFNDLGVSWEEAQQQAVRVYETYYGV; encoded by the coding sequence ATGTCCACACTGCCCGATTCCGAGTTCATCATCATTGGCGGCGGCGCCGTCGGCGCAGGCTGCGCCCATGCGCTGGCGCAAGCTGGCAAGACTGACGTGCTCGTGCTGGAGCGGGCTGACGACGTCGGCACCGTGACGACTTCGCAGGGGGCCGGACTTTGCGGCCAGGTGCGCGACACGGTGGAGCGCACCCGCCTGGCCATGCATTCCGTGAGGGTCTTCCGGGAGCTGCAGCGGTCCGAGGTTCCCCCCGACTGGAACGAGGTGGGCTCCCTGCGGATCGCGTTGAGCCCGGAACGCGCCGGGGAGTTCCGCAGACTGAAGGCCGTCGCTGATGAGGCGGGGCTCGGGGTGGAGCTGCTCGATGCGGGGGAGGCGCGACGGCTCTGGCCGTTGATGAACTTCGACGGGGTCACCGCCGTGCTGTGGTGTCCGACCGACGGCTGCATGACACCGTCCTGCGTCGCCGCCTCCTACCGGCATCATGCCACGAATCTCGGAGTGCGCTTCGCCACGGCCACGGCCCTGGAGGGCCTCGTGATCCGCGAGGGCCGCATCTGCGGGGTCCGGACCAACCGGGGGACGGCGGCGTGCCGTTACGTCATCAATGCGGCGGGCGCCAATGCCTATCACGTCGCGCGCATGGCCGGCCTCGAGCTCCCGATTTTTCCCGTGCGTCATGAATATTTTGTGACCGTGCCGATGGAGGGCCTGACCCCGGATCTGCCCTGCTTCCGGATTCCGGAGCTCACCCTGTACGGCCGGGTTCGCGAAGGCGGCCTGCTGCTGGGAGGCTGGGAGCGCGCGGCGCAGAGCCGGGATCCGCGCAGCTTCACCCCCGACAACGAACCGCCGCCGGTGGTGACGGACTGGGGAGTTCTGAGGGGTTTCGAGGCGGACTTCTCCCGGTTGTTTCCCACCGCACAGACCGCGGCAAAGGCGCGGGTGGGCAAGGGATGGCCAACCTTCACGCCCGACGGCCGCTTCCTCATCGGCGAGAGTTCCCGGGTCCCCGGCTTCGTCATGGCGGGCGGTTGCAACGCCCACGGCATCTCCGGTTCCGGCGGCATCGGCCGGCTGCTGGTGGAAGCCCTGGTCGAGCCTCATCCGGGGGCGTATGTGCGCAGCCTGAGCCCGGATCGCTTCAATGATCTCGGGGTGTCGTGGGAGGAGGCGCAGCAGCAGGCCGTCCGGGTGTACGAGACCTATTACGGGGTCTGA
- a CDS encoding adenylosuccinate synthase, which yields MANTILVGAQWGDEGKGKIIDVLTEQAEIVVRTAGGNNAGHTVYVGPTKYVLHLIPSGILRPSKVCVIGNGVVLDPVGVVAELDGLEKLQVPVSPDNLQISETAHVVFPWHRELDGRREVRKGQQKLGTTKRGIGPTYGDKAARVGLRMIDLINTRRFPERLRERLDENNEVLRALGAAPLDYETLLRDYSAAADRLRPFVRNTVLYLHEATRRSANILFEGAQGTFLDIDHGTYPYVTSSSTTAGGACTGSGVPPNRMDCVVGVMKAYTTRVGEGPLPTEDPGVSGMLHGMGREFGATTGRARRCGWFDAVATRHAAMVNGIDELAVTNVDGLDTLGTIRVCTAYRLDGVRIQHVPADAEALARCEPVYEEFPGWQAPTEAITRWEDLPVNCRHYLLTLAQLTGARLTLVSVGPAREQTLFL from the coding sequence ATGGCCAATACGATTCTGGTCGGCGCCCAGTGGGGCGACGAGGGCAAGGGCAAGATCATTGATGTGCTCACGGAGCAGGCGGAGATCGTGGTCCGGACCGCCGGGGGCAACAATGCCGGGCACACGGTGTACGTCGGGCCCACCAAGTACGTGCTGCACCTCATCCCGAGCGGGATCCTCCGCCCGTCCAAGGTGTGCGTGATCGGCAACGGCGTCGTGCTGGACCCGGTCGGGGTCGTCGCCGAACTGGACGGCCTCGAAAAGCTTCAGGTGCCGGTTTCGCCGGACAACCTGCAGATCTCCGAGACCGCGCACGTCGTCTTCCCGTGGCACCGCGAACTCGACGGCCGGCGGGAAGTGCGCAAGGGACAGCAGAAACTCGGCACCACCAAGCGCGGCATCGGGCCGACCTACGGCGACAAGGCCGCCCGGGTCGGTTTGCGGATGATTGACCTGATCAACACCCGGCGGTTCCCCGAACGGCTCCGGGAGCGGCTGGATGAAAACAACGAAGTTCTCCGGGCCCTCGGCGCCGCACCGCTTGATTACGAGACCCTCCTTCGCGATTACTCGGCCGCCGCCGACCGCCTCCGCCCCTTCGTCCGGAACACCGTCCTCTACCTCCATGAGGCCACCCGCCGGAGCGCCAACATTCTGTTCGAGGGCGCCCAGGGCACCTTCCTCGACATTGATCACGGCACCTACCCGTACGTGACCTCGTCCAGCACCACCGCCGGTGGCGCCTGCACCGGCTCCGGGGTCCCGCCCAACCGCATGGATTGCGTCGTGGGCGTGATGAAGGCCTATACCACCCGGGTGGGCGAGGGGCCGCTGCCGACCGAGGATCCCGGCGTCAGCGGCATGCTGCACGGCATGGGGCGTGAATTTGGGGCGACGACCGGGCGGGCGCGCCGCTGCGGATGGTTCGATGCGGTCGCCACCCGTCACGCCGCGATGGTCAACGGGATTGACGAACTGGCGGTGACCAATGTGGACGGCCTCGACACGCTCGGCACCATCCGGGTGTGCACCGCGTACCGGCTCGACGGGGTCCGGATTCAGCACGTGCCTGCGGATGCCGAGGCCCTCGCGCGCTGCGAGCCGGTGTATGAGGAATTCCCGGGATGGCAGGCGCCGACCGAGGCGATCACCCGGTGGGAGGATCTGCCGGTGAACTGCCGGCATTACCTGCTCACCCTCGCGCAGTTGACCGGTGCACGCCTGACCCTGGTTTCCGTGGGCCCGGCGCGCGAGCAGACCCTGTTTCTCTGA
- a CDS encoding class I SAM-dependent methyltransferase — translation MILTQLMWRFARHGDDEEFYRLQASDAIRWIASSGVPLGAQTEVLDLGCGHGIFGGRLEKSGCPVTFADADNFLRPEYRQHTFLKVDLDRDPLDSLGRYDLVVCSNVLEHLSAPGRFLKDAHCLLKPDGLFYLSWTNWLSPWGGHEFSPLHYLGPRLGPRLYDALARRPRFHKPYVNLFPTYIGSILGTLRDQTAFRVIRMAPRYYTEVEWIMRVPLVREFLAWNCSLLLGQRRQND, via the coding sequence ATGATCCTGACACAGCTCATGTGGCGGTTTGCGCGTCACGGAGATGATGAAGAGTTCTACCGGCTTCAGGCGAGCGATGCGATCCGCTGGATTGCGAGCAGTGGAGTGCCGTTGGGCGCGCAAACCGAGGTCCTTGATCTGGGTTGTGGGCATGGCATCTTTGGAGGCCGGCTCGAGAAGTCTGGATGCCCGGTCACATTTGCAGATGCCGACAATTTCCTCCGACCCGAATATCGCCAGCACACGTTTCTCAAGGTAGATCTCGACCGGGATCCCCTGGACTCCCTGGGCCGGTATGACCTCGTGGTGTGCTCCAACGTCCTGGAGCACCTGTCCGCGCCCGGGCGCTTCCTCAAGGACGCCCACTGTTTGCTCAAGCCGGACGGTCTATTCTATCTGAGCTGGACCAACTGGCTATCGCCCTGGGGCGGGCACGAATTCTCCCCGCTGCATTATCTGGGTCCGCGGCTTGGACCTCGCCTTTACGACGCCCTGGCGAGGCGTCCCCGCTTCCACAAACCCTACGTCAACCTCTTTCCCACCTACATCGGATCCATCCTCGGCACCCTCAGGGACCAGACGGCATTCCGGGTGATCAGGATGGCGCCCAGGTACTATACGGAGGTTGAATGGATCATGCGGGTGCCGCTGGTGAGGGAGTTTCTCGCCTGGAACTGCTCGCTTCTGCTCGGGCAACGCCGTCAGAATGACTGA
- a CDS encoding methyltransferase domain-containing protein: MNLTPETVPEARRLNIGCGLDLRAGWVNLDTVDYGGNTVCDLNRHPWPFPDNHFDEVLASHILEHLANFNATVTEIWRVCRPGALVVVRVPFFLSTKYYSEPDHRIPFGIRSFDNYEDISSRSLRFYERWKLGHRTNYGSPARFRVEDKRFHFSNFALLRWLNAPINLEPVIYERFFATWLTPEEVWFRLRVSQKGVSS, encoded by the coding sequence ATGAACCTGACACCGGAAACCGTGCCGGAAGCCCGGCGCCTGAACATCGGATGTGGCCTCGATCTGCGGGCCGGCTGGGTCAACTTGGACACCGTGGATTACGGGGGGAACACCGTGTGTGACCTGAACCGTCATCCGTGGCCCTTTCCGGACAACCACTTTGACGAGGTCCTGGCCAGTCACATCCTGGAGCATCTCGCCAACTTCAACGCGACCGTGACGGAGATCTGGAGGGTCTGCCGGCCGGGCGCCTTGGTCGTCGTGCGGGTGCCCTTCTTCCTGAGCACCAAATACTACTCCGAACCGGACCACCGCATCCCGTTCGGCATCCGGTCCTTTGACAATTACGAGGACATCTCCAGCCGTTCCCTGCGCTTCTACGAGCGATGGAAACTGGGGCACCGGACCAACTACGGTTCACCGGCACGGTTCCGGGTCGAGGATAAGCGCTTTCACTTCTCGAATTTCGCACTCCTGCGGTGGCTGAACGCCCCGATCAATCTCGAACCGGTGATCTACGAACGGTTCTTCGCCACGTGGCTGACACCCGAAGAAGTCTGGTTTCGGCTCCGGGTGAGCCAGAAGGGGGTGAGTTCATGA